Genomic segment of Pseudomonas iranensis:
CTAGTCCTGACTCACCGCGCCGATCTTGTGCAGTGACAGGTCGGCGCCGTAATACTCTTGTTCCTGACTCAGGCGCAGCCCATGCAATGCCTTGATCGTGCCGTAGACGACGAAACCGCCGACCAGCGCGACCGCGACGCCAAGCGCAGTGCCGATCAACTGGCTGATCAGGCTGACACCGCCCAGGCCACCCAGCACAGACTGACCGAAGATGCCGCAGGCAATCCCGCCCCACACGCCACACAAACCATGCAGCGGCCATACGCCCAGCACATCGTCGATGCGCCATTTGACTTGGGCAGCGGTAAAGCACCAGACAAACAAGGCTCCGGCGATCGAGCCGGTTACCAGCGCACCGACCGGATGCATCAGGTCGGAGCCGGCGCAAATCGCCACCAGCCCGGCCAGCGGGCCGTTGTGCAGAAAGCCAGGGTCGTTGCGCCCAACGATCAACGCCGCGACGGTACCGCCAACCATGGCCATCAGCGAGTTGACCGCGACCAGGCCACTGACACCTTGCAGGGTTTGCGCGCTCATCACGTTGAAGCCGAACCAGCCGACAATCAGGATCCACGAGCCCAGCGCCAGAAACGGAATGCTCGACGGCGCGAACGCGACCAGGCGCCCATCGCGGTAGCGACCATTGCGCGGGCCGAGCAGCAGAACAGCGGCCAACGCCAGCCAACCGCCCACGGCATGCACCACCACCGAGCCGGCGAAATCATGGAATGCCGCGCCAAACT
This window contains:
- a CDS encoding ammonium transporter, whose amino-acid sequence is MENLQSAVDTLVHSSNTLFILIGAVMVLAMHAGFAFLEVGTVRQKNQVNALAKILSDFAVSTLAYFFIGYWISYGVTFMQPAAVLTADHGYGLVKFFFLLTFAAAIPAIISGGIAERARFVPQLCATALIVAFIYPFFEGLIWNGNFGLQGWLAAQFGAAFHDFAGSVVVHAVGGWLALAAVLLLGPRNGRYRDGRLVAFAPSSIPFLALGSWILIVGWFGFNVMSAQTLQGVSGLVAVNSLMAMVGGTVAALIVGRNDPGFLHNGPLAGLVAICAGSDLMHPVGALVTGSIAGALFVWCFTAAQVKWRIDDVLGVWPLHGLCGVWGGIACGIFGQSVLGGLGGVSLISQLIGTALGVAVALVGGFVVYGTIKALHGLRLSQEQEYYGADLSLHKIGAVSQD